In Clostridium sp. 'White wine YQ', the DNA window TGATCCACTTTTCGCCGCCCTGTTCCATATAATTCTTTGAGTTATAACTCATAGGTCAGCCCTCCTTATGCGTGCTGCTGGAGAACCTTGATAGCCTCCGGCAGGATCAGCTTACCGTCCACACGCTGGGTAGCTACAAAGCCTACCTGCCCGGTGACTGCATAAAGCTCGTTTAATCTCTTGAACATACGTCCCTGACGGTCGGCTACCCAGTAATAGCTGAAGTCACCAAACACGATGCTCTTGGCGGTCGCAGCAATAGTTGGCACATATGCTGAGGTGTACAGAGGGCGGTTCATGATGGTATCAGGCGTGCCTGCCTGAAGTGAAGGCTGCCAAAGGTACTGGCCCTGACCGTCCTTTAGTTTACGGATTGCCTTTACAGTAGCATCGTTCATAACGAATACAGCCCTGTTACGGTAAGGAGCCTTAAGTGAGTAGAACAGGTCGAGCACCTCATCCATGGTGATTGCTGTAGCACCTGCTGTAGTTACACCGATTTGGGCACCACCTGTAGCGGCAAGGATGCCAGTCGGTTTACCGGAGCCATCGCCGGTGAAGAAAGCTTCCTCTTCTTTATTGCCGATACGTCTTGCGAACTCTTTAGAGATGTAGGCTTCGAGGTTGAACACAGAATCGTTCATCAACTCTTCGGATACTTTGATCAAGGTTGCCAGTTTATAGGCACTGATAGACACCTGACCGAAGCTGTCATCGCTCTCTGGAATAATGCCTTCTTCATCGACCCATGAAGCAGTACCTTTGGTAGCTACGACTGGAATCTTCCTATCACCGGAAGATGTGGTGATAACATTGGCCAGTGAACGGAAGATGTTCTCATCCTCGAGGGCCTCTACCAGCGTACGCTCAAACTCGTCAGGTACGAGATAACCACCCTCGGTGTCTGTACCTATTTGCAGGGCATTTCTTACGTTTACATCAAGTCCTTCTCCTGCACGAGTACGCATAGCATTCCAGAACGCTTTCCT includes these proteins:
- a CDS encoding phage major capsid protein; translated protein: MSKILELREKRAKAWDAAKAFLDTKRGGDGLLSAEDTTTYEKMENDVVALGKEIERLERQASIDLELSKATSNPITNAPSKGAEEKTGRASSEYRKAFWNAMRTRAGEGLDVNVRNALQIGTDTEGGYLVPDEFERTLVEALEDENIFRSLANVITTSSGDRKIPVVATKGTASWVDEEGIIPESDDSFGQVSISAYKLATLIKVSEELMNDSVFNLEAYISKEFARRIGNKEEEAFFTGDGSGKPTGILAATGGAQIGVTTAGATAITMDEVLDLFYSLKAPYRNRAVFVMNDATVKAIRKLKDGQGQYLWQPSLQAGTPDTIMNRPLYTSAYVPTIAATAKSIVFGDFSYYWVADRQGRMFKRLNELYAVTGQVGFVATQRVDGKLILPEAIKVLQQHA